From a single Acidobacteriota bacterium genomic region:
- a CDS encoding protein kinase, which yields MNLEKNTVISHYKILSEIGKGGMGEVYKAYDSRLDREVAIKVLPAEMSGDEDRLRRFEQEAKATSALNHPNILTVFDIGEHDGSPFLVSELLEGEELRQRLDEGPIPLRKAIDLAQQIVSGISAAHEKGIVHRDLKPENIFVTRDDRVKILDFGLAKLREPKTEIHGSEDATKRALTDPGLVMGTAGYMSPEQVRGHSVDHRSDIFSFGAILYEMLTGRRAFHGESMVEMMHSILKDDVPETAETGITIPPALDKLMRRCLEKKPDRRFHSAHDLGFALEALSMPTSSSGSGFATRDVTTESEIPASRWKAPAIATALLFFVAAGFGLWYFGLLGSRSGSTESKVTYQPLTFEKGFIYAARFAPDGRTIVYSADWEGQPRQLYVTSLDNPEYRPLGFPGADLLSISTSGELAILTDSQVLLANPYFRTGTLAKASLTGGASRAELENVQFADFGQNNTMAVARTENGRSTIEFPVGTSVTQRTEVATLADYVVPRISRSGDYLAFFDTTKPSAFPVTILDGTKKPIANSRSFFDWWGIAWRSASEVWFAAAETAGRDVGIFSLDTDGKERTIIRFPGSVTLHDISPAGDVLISVDRNVSAIEIVDGADSPPKDRTWRELGRLGGISSNETLMINETGYSGGSKGSVYIWKPEGTQPVKIADGIGLALSPNADKAIVLVRVPEPMVSIVPTGPGKPQKLNLGSVADIDWAGWLPDGRILIQAKKTKNDDLGIFVLGADGENLAPFLPAGVSIPDRRERSGFSGLSPDGTRMVAADTTGKPVLCTIETGKCEPINGMNDAETLAGWSADGSNLLIYQRKPGEVEIHQLDPASGKRSLWRKVSPARSSTTGVYSLFVSAKGTIAYGYQEEISKLYLVKGLE from the coding sequence ATGAACCTCGAAAAAAACACGGTCATCTCCCATTACAAAATTCTTTCCGAGATCGGCAAGGGCGGAATGGGTGAGGTTTATAAGGCTTACGATTCCCGACTTGACCGTGAGGTCGCGATCAAGGTGCTTCCGGCCGAGATGTCGGGCGACGAAGATCGTCTGCGCCGGTTCGAGCAGGAGGCGAAAGCGACTTCGGCCCTTAATCACCCAAATATACTAACCGTTTTTGATATCGGCGAACACGACGGCTCGCCGTTTCTCGTCTCCGAATTGCTCGAAGGCGAGGAGCTTCGCCAGAGGCTCGATGAAGGGCCGATACCGCTCAGAAAAGCCATCGATCTCGCCCAGCAGATAGTCAGCGGGATCTCCGCGGCTCATGAAAAAGGTATAGTTCACCGCGATCTGAAGCCCGAGAACATTTTTGTCACCCGCGACGACCGTGTGAAGATCCTCGATTTTGGTCTCGCAAAACTCCGGGAGCCTAAGACCGAGATCCATGGTTCCGAGGATGCCACAAAACGAGCGCTGACAGATCCGGGACTGGTGATGGGAACGGCCGGCTATATGTCGCCGGAGCAAGTGCGGGGACATTCGGTAGATCATCGATCGGACATCTTCTCCTTTGGGGCGATACTTTACGAAATGCTCACCGGACGCCGAGCATTTCACGGCGAATCGATGGTCGAGATGATGCACTCGATCCTGAAAGATGATGTCCCGGAGACTGCAGAAACGGGAATCACGATTCCGCCCGCCCTCGACAAATTGATGCGTCGATGTCTGGAGAAAAAGCCTGATCGCCGATTTCACTCGGCCCATGATCTCGGGTTTGCCCTCGAAGCCCTGTCAATGCCGACCAGTTCGTCGGGCTCCGGTTTTGCTACCCGCGACGTAACCACAGAGAGTGAAATTCCGGCGAGCAGATGGAAAGCTCCCGCGATCGCCACCGCCTTGTTGTTTTTCGTGGCGGCAGGATTCGGGTTGTGGTATTTCGGACTTTTGGGTTCCAGATCAGGTTCAACCGAATCGAAGGTTACTTATCAACCTCTAACCTTTGAAAAGGGATTCATCTATGCCGCACGGTTTGCACCGGATGGCCGGACGATCGTCTACAGCGCTGACTGGGAAGGACAGCCCCGTCAGTTGTATGTTACAAGCCTTGATAATCCCGAATACCGTCCGCTCGGTTTTCCGGGTGCCGATCTTCTTAGTATTTCGACTTCGGGCGAACTCGCCATTCTTACCGATTCGCAAGTGCTGCTTGCCAATCCATACTTTCGCACCGGAACTTTGGCAAAGGCATCTTTAACCGGCGGAGCATCGCGGGCGGAACTTGAAAATGTCCAGTTTGCGGACTTTGGTCAAAACAATACGATGGCGGTTGCACGTACCGAGAACGGGCGTTCAACTATTGAATTTCCAGTCGGGACGTCAGTTACACAGCGGACGGAGGTCGCGACACTTGCGGATTATGTGGTTCCACGTATATCGCGATCAGGAGATTACCTGGCATTTTTTGACACCACGAAACCCTCAGCTTTTCCAGTGACAATTCTGGACGGGACGAAAAAACCGATCGCCAATAGCCGTAGTTTCTTCGATTGGTGGGGAATTGCCTGGAGATCTGCAAGTGAAGTCTGGTTTGCGGCGGCCGAAACCGCGGGACGAGACGTGGGGATATTTAGTCTGGATACAGACGGAAAGGAACGCACGATCATTCGCTTTCCCGGTTCAGTCACCTTGCACGACATTTCTCCGGCAGGGGATGTACTCATATCGGTGGACCGGAATGTTTCTGCGATCGAAATTGTAGATGGAGCGGATTCGCCTCCCAAAGATCGAACCTGGCGTGAATTGGGAAGGCTCGGCGGAATATCTTCAAACGAAACCCTGATGATCAACGAAACCGGATACAGCGGCGGATCAAAGGGCTCAGTTTATATCTGGAAACCGGAAGGCACACAGCCGGTAAAGATCGCCGATGGGATCGGTCTTGCCTTATCGCCCAACGCTGACAAGGCAATTGTCTTGGTGCGAGTGCCGGAACCGATGGTTTCGATAGTCCCAACAGGTCCTGGAAAACCTCAAAAGCTGAATTTGGGTTCCGTCGCTGATATTGATTGGGCCGGTTGGCTGCCCGACGGCAGGATCCTGATCCAGGCGAAGAAAACTAAGAATGACGATCTCGGAATTTTTGTCCTGGGTGCAGATGGAGAAAACCTAGCGCCGTTTCTCCCGGCCGGTGTTTCGATCCCGGATCGGCGTGAACGGTCAGGCTTTAGCGGATTATCACCTGACGGCACCCGAATGGTAGCTGCCGATACCACCGGGAAACCTGTGCTCTGCACGATCGAAACCGGCAAGTGCGAGCCCATAAATGGAATGAACGACGCCGAGACTTTGGCCGGATGGAGTGCGGACGGATCGAATTTACTGATCTATCAAAGAAAGCCGGGAGAGGTTGAGATCCACCAGCTTGATCCTGCTTCAGGTAAAAGATCTTTGTGGAGAAAGGTCTCTCCGGCAAGATCGTCAACAACCGGTGTCTATTCGCTTTTTGTTTCCGCCAAAGGCACGATCGCATACGGCTATCAGGAAGAAATAAGCAAGCTCTATTTGGTCAAGGGTCTGGAATAA
- a CDS encoding M1 family metallopeptidase — protein MKSKILIVLLFLSHCVAFGQVQTAETPLDPAILKDSGASAKRAIRRNIPLTNSIEKAYRAGTRDTSGRPGANYWQLKTDYSINASLDPGTQTITGSETISLHNNSPDRLDRIVLRLDHNIYRPRVPRGFSVPAENTDGMVVTRIKINGVEIDLKLSPPRQDRGQEPQKVESSFVAGLDQTVASVYLATPIEPRSLATIEIDWSTKLPGGEGGQGHRMTQRWDSRLFQPTQWYPRLAKYDDLRGWETNIYLGPSEFYNNYGKFDVRIEVPSGWLVSGTGVLQNASEALAPFVRERLAAALRTDEEVMIVNEDERGVGKALLPRDKNIWHFVAEEVNDFAWATSNEFIWRSTRANIPTKGYVPVHMFYLPERARLFANAGKNSRHALEFYSKLLIPYAFPQLTLQDGPSAGMEYPMVINSNQGAADHETFHQWIPMMVGTNETRYGWMDEGFNQYSNILSNADARGKPFDLDRLGQSYGRISGNEDEPTMMWNANYGGTLYGFQTYNKAPLMFSMLGGMVGDDAMNAALKKYVETWKFKHPSPWDFTFFMNKELGRDLNWFWYYWLFTTESVNGSIKEVVSQGDKTRVTVHQAGEMPSPVVLKVEFADGSEKIKAMPNAKMTDDKTAIVRWHEDVWFNGDRDFQAVLDLGKRKISKITLDPFGRFPDSNIKDNVWTGK, from the coding sequence ATGAAGTCAAAGATTCTTATAGTGCTCTTGTTTTTAAGCCACTGTGTTGCTTTTGGCCAGGTACAGACGGCCGAAACACCTCTGGATCCTGCGATCCTTAAGGATTCGGGAGCATCGGCAAAGCGAGCGATACGCCGGAATATTCCGCTAACGAATTCAATTGAAAAGGCTTATAGGGCCGGTACGAGAGATACCTCTGGCCGTCCGGGGGCGAATTATTGGCAGCTAAAAACCGATTATTCGATAAATGCCAGTCTCGATCCCGGAACGCAAACCATTACCGGAAGCGAAACAATTTCACTCCATAACAATAGCCCCGATAGGCTAGATCGGATCGTCTTACGGCTCGACCACAATATCTATCGACCCCGCGTTCCGCGCGGTTTTTCAGTTCCGGCGGAAAATACCGATGGAATGGTGGTCACCCGGATCAAGATCAACGGCGTTGAGATTGATCTGAAGTTAAGCCCGCCAAGACAAGATCGCGGCCAAGAACCGCAGAAGGTCGAAAGTTCATTTGTGGCCGGGTTAGATCAAACGGTCGCCAGTGTATATCTCGCAACACCGATCGAGCCGCGCAGCTTGGCAACCATTGAAATTGATTGGAGTACAAAACTTCCGGGTGGCGAGGGTGGTCAAGGGCATCGGATGACGCAGCGTTGGGACAGCAGACTTTTCCAACCGACCCAGTGGTATCCGCGTTTGGCAAAATACGATGATCTGCGAGGATGGGAAACAAATATTTATCTCGGCCCTTCGGAGTTTTATAACAACTACGGCAAGTTTGACGTTAGGATCGAAGTTCCTTCGGGATGGCTCGTAAGCGGAACGGGAGTGCTGCAAAATGCCAGCGAAGCCCTCGCTCCGTTTGTTCGTGAGCGGCTGGCTGCGGCATTAAGAACCGATGAAGAGGTAATGATCGTCAATGAAGATGAACGCGGTGTCGGTAAAGCACTGCTGCCTCGCGACAAGAATATTTGGCATTTTGTTGCAGAAGAAGTAAATGATTTTGCCTGGGCAACCTCGAATGAATTTATTTGGCGAAGCACACGCGCGAACATTCCGACAAAGGGTTATGTTCCGGTTCATATGTTTTACCTCCCCGAACGGGCACGTTTATTTGCTAATGCCGGCAAAAATTCCCGCCATGCTCTGGAGTTTTATTCTAAGCTTTTGATCCCATACGCCTTTCCGCAATTAACGCTGCAGGATGGCCCAAGTGCCGGAATGGAATATCCGATGGTTATCAACTCGAATCAGGGGGCCGCCGATCACGAGACCTTTCATCAATGGATACCGATGATGGTGGGAACTAACGAAACACGTTACGGCTGGATGGACGAGGGGTTTAATCAGTATTCAAATATACTTTCGAATGCCGATGCCCGCGGGAAACCTTTTGACCTTGATCGTTTGGGGCAGAGCTACGGCAGGATCAGCGGAAATGAAGATGAACCGACGATGATGTGGAACGCCAACTATGGCGGCACTCTTTATGGCTTTCAAACTTACAACAAAGCACCATTGATGTTTTCTATGCTGGGCGGAATGGTCGGTGACGACGCGATGAATGCAGCCCTCAAGAAATATGTTGAAACGTGGAAGTTCAAACATCCGTCGCCCTGGGATTTCACTTTCTTTATGAATAAAGAGCTTGGTCGTGACCTTAATTGGTTCTGGTACTACTGGCTTTTTACCACTGAGAGCGTTAACGGTTCGATCAAAGAGGTCGTTTCGCAAGGCGACAAGACAAGAGTTACGGTCCATCAAGCGGGCGAAATGCCTTCCCCTGTCGTGCTCAAAGTCGAATTTGCTGACGGCAGCGAGAAGATCAAGGCAATGCCGAATGCGAAAATGACTGACGATAAAACGGCGATCGTAAGATGGCACGAAGATGTCTGGTTTAACGGCGATCGAGATTTTCAGGCTGTACTTGATCTTGGAAAACGCAAGATCAGCAAAATAACTCTGGACCCATTTGGAAGGTTCCCCGATTCGAACATTAAAGATAATGTTTGGACCGGCAAGTAA
- a CDS encoding NCS1 family nucleobase:cation symporter-1: protein MKNDSAAFVELAEDVSASPLWNADLAPTTISQRTWSTWNIAALWIGMSVVITTYMLAGGFIAQGMTWWQAMLTILLGNCIVLVPMVLNAHAGTKYGISFPVLLRASFGTKGANIPAILRAIVACGWFGIQTWIGGTAIDALLAALWGGWTEIGGVIAGNPVHTWLSFFLFWAIQVAIILRGIEGIKHLESWAAPLLLFGGLVLLIWASSAAGGLGNVLSGTAALQTSQADFWAIFPAALTASVGYWATLSLNIPDFTRYAISQRSQMLGQALGLPLTMTAFAFIGVAVTSATVIIYGEAIADPVELIKRFDNTLVILFAMIVIFVAQLSTNMAANVVSPSNDFSNINPKRISYVAGGLITAVIGIVMMPWQLMSSMGAYIFTWLIGYSGLMGAIGGILICDYWLIRKRRIELAELYKTDGIYSYTGGFNWRAIAALVLAIAPVVPGFLRAATTPGGQVADPNFFDTLYTYAWFVTFGLAFILYYLLMSLKKR from the coding sequence ATGAAAAACGACAGTGCTGCTTTTGTTGAGCTGGCCGAAGACGTTTCCGCGTCACCGCTGTGGAATGCCGACCTTGCTCCGACGACGATCAGCCAGCGGACCTGGTCGACGTGGAACATCGCGGCGTTGTGGATCGGGATGAGCGTCGTCATCACGACGTATATGCTCGCCGGCGGGTTTATCGCCCAGGGGATGACGTGGTGGCAGGCGATGCTGACCATCCTGCTCGGCAATTGTATCGTGTTGGTTCCGATGGTGCTGAACGCCCATGCCGGCACGAAATATGGCATATCGTTTCCCGTTCTGTTGCGTGCTTCATTCGGGACGAAGGGCGCGAACATCCCTGCGATATTGCGTGCGATCGTCGCGTGCGGATGGTTTGGGATTCAGACGTGGATCGGCGGCACTGCGATCGATGCTTTGCTAGCGGCGTTGTGGGGCGGTTGGACCGAGATCGGCGGCGTTATTGCCGGAAATCCGGTGCATACGTGGCTTTCGTTTTTTCTCTTTTGGGCGATCCAAGTCGCGATAATCCTCCGCGGCATCGAGGGCATCAAGCACCTTGAATCGTGGGCCGCACCGCTGCTACTGTTCGGAGGATTGGTGCTCCTGATCTGGGCTTCGAGTGCGGCCGGCGGGCTCGGCAACGTGCTTTCCGGAACGGCTGCTTTGCAGACGTCGCAAGCAGATTTCTGGGCGATATTTCCGGCTGCGCTGACGGCCTCGGTGGGTTATTGGGCGACTCTTAGTTTGAACATTCCCGACTTTACACGTTACGCAATAAGCCAGCGTTCGCAGATGCTTGGGCAGGCTCTCGGGCTGCCGCTGACGATGACGGCGTTTGCCTTTATCGGCGTGGCGGTGACGAGTGCAACCGTGATCATCTACGGCGAGGCGATCGCCGATCCGGTCGAGCTGATCAAGCGATTCGACAACACGCTGGTGATCCTTTTCGCGATGATCGTTATTTTCGTCGCCCAGCTTTCGACAAACATGGCCGCGAACGTCGTCTCGCCATCAAACGATTTTTCAAACATAAACCCCAAACGCATTTCATACGTTGCCGGCGGATTAATCACGGCAGTCATTGGCATCGTGATGATGCCGTGGCAGTTGATGTCGTCGATGGGCGCTTACATTTTCACATGGCTGATCGGATATTCCGGCCTAATGGGAGCCATCGGCGGAATACTGATCTGCGATTATTGGCTTATCAGAAAACGGCGGATCGAACTCGCCGAGCTCTACAAAACGGACGGCATCTATTCCTACACCGGCGGTTTCAATTGGCGGGCGATCGCTGCATTGGTGCTTGCCATCGCACCGGTTGTTCCCGGTTTTCTTCGAGCCGCGACTACGCCGGGTGGCCAGGTGGCCGATCCGAATTTCTTTGACACGCTTTACACCTACGCGTGGTTCGTTACCTTTGGTTTAGCCTTTATCTTGTATTATCTTTTGATGAGTCTGAAGAAGCGATAG
- a CDS encoding acyltransferase, translating into MPSRIIKAGLIQAHNVAPADAPIDEIKRANIANQMKFVEDAARQGVQMLCFQEIFTTPYFCAEQETRWYEAVERVPDGPTVKLMQDVAKQHGMVLIVPIYEEEQAGIYYNTAAVIDADGKYLGKYRKTHIPHVAPGFWEKFYFRPGNLGYPCFDTAFGRIGVYICYDRHFPEGARCLGLNGAEIVFNPSATVAGLSEYLWKLEQPAHAVANGYFVGAINRVGTEAPWNIGEFYGQSYFCDPRGQIIAEGSRDQDELIVADLNMDKIREVRNTWQFFRDRRPDLYGPIVED; encoded by the coding sequence ATGCCATCGAGAATAATAAAAGCCGGCCTGATACAGGCCCATAACGTCGCACCGGCGGATGCTCCGATCGACGAGATCAAGAGGGCGAACATCGCCAATCAGATGAAGTTTGTCGAGGATGCCGCTCGGCAGGGCGTGCAGATGCTCTGTTTTCAGGAGATATTTACCACGCCGTATTTCTGTGCCGAGCAGGAAACGCGTTGGTATGAGGCGGTCGAACGCGTGCCTGACGGGCCGACGGTCAAGCTGATGCAGGATGTTGCAAAGCAGCATGGGATGGTTCTTATCGTTCCGATCTACGAAGAAGAGCAGGCCGGCATATATTACAATACGGCGGCCGTGATCGATGCCGACGGCAAGTACCTCGGCAAATATCGCAAGACGCATATTCCGCATGTAGCGCCCGGCTTTTGGGAGAAGTTTTATTTTCGGCCGGGCAATCTTGGATATCCGTGTTTCGATACGGCATTTGGGCGGATCGGGGTTTACATTTGCTATGACCGGCATTTTCCGGAGGGCGCGCGATGTCTCGGGTTGAACGGAGCCGAGATAGTGTTTAATCCATCAGCAACTGTCGCCGGCCTTAGCGAGTATCTCTGGAAGCTCGAGCAACCGGCACACGCCGTCGCGAATGGTTATTTCGTCGGAGCTATAAACCGCGTCGGGACGGAAGCCCCGTGGAACATCGGCGAGTTTTACGGGCAATCTTATTTCTGCGATCCGCGCGGACAGATCATCGCCGAAGGCTCACGCGACCAAGATGAGCTGATCGTCGCGGACCTCAACATGGACAAGATCCGCGAGGTCCGAAACACATGGCAATTCTTCCGCGATCGGCGGCCCGATCTTTACGGCCCGATCGTTGAAGATTAG
- a CDS encoding RidA family protein, giving the protein MQHRERYSSGAKWESIVGYSRAVRVGDRIYVTGTTATDENSNLVGIGDAYRQTVQCILNIERALKHFDATLEHVVRTRIFVTDISLWEEYGRAHGEFFRDIMPATTMVEVSGLIDPDMLVEIEADAEF; this is encoded by the coding sequence ATGCAGCATCGCGAACGATATTCCTCTGGGGCAAAATGGGAGTCGATCGTCGGGTATTCGCGGGCCGTGCGGGTCGGCGACCGGATCTATGTTACCGGCACGACGGCGACGGACGAGAACAGCAACCTTGTCGGCATTGGCGATGCCTATCGGCAGACCGTGCAGTGCATTTTGAACATCGAGCGGGCATTGAAGCATTTCGACGCAACGCTTGAACACGTCGTTCGCACGCGGATATTCGTCACCGATATCTCGCTTTGGGAAGAGTACGGCCGTGCACACGGCGAGTTTTTTCGCGATATAATGCCGGCAACGACGATGGTCGAGGTCTCCGGGCTGATCGATCCCGATATGCTGGTCGAGATCGAGGCCGACGCCGAGTTTTGA
- a CDS encoding NAD(P)-dependent oxidoreductase encodes MSNLTNEQIERNFAELNPLMSHAEALAEANRCLYCYDAPCMHACPTHIDVPSFIKKIATGNLKGSARVIFDANPIGSTCARVCPVEALCEGACVEKTLVQKPIEIGRLQRYATEKVLVESTPLFEVGAPNGFSIGIVGSGPAGLSCAAYLARLGYAATVYERRARPGGLDTYGMAEYKMTRSVSLAEVGLIEQMGVKFVTETSVVADDNDDVKDSLTAGEIRTRHNAILIAAGLGATNLLNIPGEDLEGVIDALTFIEQVKTRDWNAVPLGSTVAVIGAGNTAVDAATQAKRLGAAKVMMVYRRTEADAPAYEYELELARLDGIEFHWQTTPVEITGNGKVAGLRCSTVDGDEAIIECDQVIKAIGQAKLGTSLSEAFEIDIDEKGRVRVDDDMRTSDPMIFAAGDCVSGGAEAVDAAQMGKLAAIGIHRSLTGERVEFAGSGVSK; translated from the coding sequence ATGTCCAATCTCACGAACGAACAGATCGAGCGGAACTTCGCCGAGCTTAACCCGCTGATGTCGCATGCGGAGGCTTTGGCCGAGGCGAACCGCTGTCTCTATTGCTATGACGCGCCGTGCATGCATGCGTGCCCGACGCACATCGATGTTCCCTCATTCATCAAAAAGATCGCGACCGGCAACCTGAAAGGCTCGGCCCGGGTTATCTTTGACGCGAACCCGATCGGTTCGACCTGTGCCCGCGTTTGCCCGGTCGAGGCATTGTGCGAAGGTGCGTGCGTCGAGAAAACACTCGTGCAAAAGCCGATCGAGATCGGAAGGCTCCAGCGTTATGCCACCGAAAAAGTTCTTGTGGAGAGCACACCGCTTTTTGAGGTCGGAGCACCCAATGGCTTTTCGATTGGCATCGTCGGCTCGGGGCCGGCGGGACTTTCCTGTGCCGCTTATCTCGCTCGGCTCGGTTACGCGGCGACGGTTTATGAGCGGCGTGCCCGTCCCGGCGGGCTCGATACCTACGGCATGGCGGAGTATAAGATGACGCGTTCTGTTTCGCTTGCCGAGGTCGGGCTGATCGAACAAATGGGCGTCAAGTTTGTCACCGAGACATCGGTAGTTGCGGATGACAATGACGACGTTAAAGATTCGCTCACTGCCGGAGAGATTCGTACGCGCCACAACGCCATCCTAATAGCGGCGGGACTTGGGGCGACAAACCTGCTCAATATTCCCGGAGAAGATCTGGAAGGCGTCATCGATGCACTGACATTCATCGAGCAGGTGAAGACGCGCGACTGGAACGCCGTTCCGCTTGGGAGCACCGTCGCCGTGATTGGTGCGGGGAACACGGCAGTTGATGCCGCGACGCAGGCAAAGCGGCTCGGTGCGGCAAAGGTAATGATGGTCTACCGGCGGACCGAGGCTGACGCTCCGGCTTACGAATACGAACTCGAACTTGCTCGTCTTGATGGGATCGAGTTTCACTGGCAGACGACGCCGGTCGAGATCACGGGGAACGGCAAGGTCGCCGGCTTACGTTGCTCTACAGTTGATGGCGACGAAGCCATTATCGAATGCGATCAGGTCATCAAGGCCATCGGCCAGGCGAAACTTGGCACGTCGCTGAGTGAAGCGTTTGAAATCGATATCGACGAAAAGGGCCGAGTGCGTGTCGATGACGACATGCGGACCTCGGATCCGATGATCTTTGCCGCCGGCGATTGCGTCAGCGGCGGTGCTGAAGCCGTCGACGCCGCTCAAATGGGCAAGCTCGCCGCGATCGGCATTCACCGTTCGCTTACCGGTGAGCGGGTCGAGTTTGCGGGCTCGGGCGTTTCAAAGTAA
- a CDS encoding AbgT family transporter: MFRSPAGFKVTAASVEKLKAEGMPEDVALKLGPILEQELFGKTALENAVKARLGEENAKTYGAAVAKSAEPVAPQLTANSAPLMLSIVPLIFLLFLIPGIVYGIVAGTVTSHRDIVAGMSKSMSTMGYYIVLAFFAALFIAAFNQSNLGALMAVKGANFLQWLNLPVQITIIGIILLTGLLNLVIGSASAKWALLAPIFVPLLMQLGLSPELAQAAYRIGDSTTNIVTPLMPYFPLVVVFAQRYVKGTGIGTLISIMLPFTVVFMVFWIIFLIAYWVLGIPLGVQAPYTYP; this comes from the coding sequence ATGTTCCGTTCGCCTGCCGGCTTTAAGGTGACGGCCGCTTCGGTCGAAAAGCTAAAAGCCGAAGGGATGCCCGAGGATGTCGCGCTCAAGCTTGGCCCGATCCTTGAACAAGAACTATTTGGGAAAACGGCGCTCGAAAATGCGGTGAAGGCCCGGCTTGGCGAAGAGAATGCAAAGACCTACGGTGCTGCGGTTGCAAAGAGTGCCGAGCCGGTCGCACCGCAGCTTACCGCAAATTCGGCCCCGCTGATGCTCTCGATCGTGCCGCTGATCTTTTTGCTGTTTTTGATTCCGGGCATCGTTTACGGAATTGTCGCAGGAACGGTCACGAGCCATCGCGACATAGTTGCGGGAATGAGCAAGTCGATGAGCACAATGGGCTACTATATTGTGCTTGCGTTCTTTGCGGCCCTTTTCATCGCGGCGTTCAATCAGTCAAATCTCGGTGCCTTGATGGCCGTTAAGGGGGCGAACTTTCTGCAGTGGCTGAACCTGCCAGTGCAGATCACGATCATCGGCATCATCTTGCTGACCGGGCTGCTGAACTTGGTCATCGGTTCCGCTTCCGCAAAATGGGCATTGCTCGCACCGATCTTTGTCCCACTCCTGATGCAGCTTGGGCTTTCGCCCGAGCTCGCACAAGCGGCCTATCGTATCGGCGACTCAACGACAAATATCGTCACACCGCTGATGCCGTATTTCCCGCTCGTGGTCGTCTTTGCACAACGTTATGTTAAGGGCACCGGCATCGGCACGTTGATCTCGATAATGCTGCCGTTCACGGTCGTTTTCATGGTCTTCTGGATCATCTTCCTTATCGCATATTGGGTACTCGGCATTCCGCTCGGTGTTCAGGCTCCGTACACGTATCCATAA